The window CGACGGCGACCATCACGCCGAGGACGAGCAGCGCGATGCAGATGACCACCGTCGGATAGGTCATCGCCGAGATGATCTTTTTGCGGAGGTTTTCCTGGTCCTCCATAAAGGAGGCGATCTTCGCGAGGCTCATGTCAAGCGTACCGGACTCCTCGCCGGAGCGCACGAGCGGTATCGTGATCGCGTCGAAGCATTTGGGGTTCTCCGCAAGGGCGCTGCCGAGCGTCGTACCGGCGCTGACGCGTTTGTAGACGCGCGTGAGCACGCTGCGGAAGCGCCGGTTCTGCGTCTGCTCTGTGAGGATCGCGAGCGAGGCCGTCACGGGGATGCCGGCGGCGATCATCGTCGCGAGCTGGCGGAAGAATACGAGCTTGTCGCGCAGCCTGATGCGCGGCGAGAGGTCCCAGAATTCGCTGCGCTCCTTCGCGGCGCTGTCCGCGAGTTTATCGCCGGGAACGGTCAGGGATATCTCCCTGTGCTGTGAGACGTTGAGCGGGACCCAGCCGTTGCCGCGAATCCACGAAAGCAGCTCCTGCTCCCCCGGCGAGTTATGCGTGCCGCTTATAGTCTTGCCGCTCCGGTCTTTCGCGTCATAGTAAAACTCCATCAAAACCAACTCCCGCTGTAAGCGCTTCTGTTTGAGAGAATATAATCATTATTGAAAAAAGTCAAATGAAAGAGTGCGGAAACCAGAAACGAAGGCGCCTGACCATAGATGATAGACTAAAAATGATAAACAGAGGTTTGGCTTCGAGAGAGGAAAAGAGATAAATAGGCGTTTATAAGCACGATTTGCGTCATAAAATGGGGTCTCCGAATCCTCACCGTATGAAGATACGGTTACGGTATCGGAGCCCCCATTTCATTTAGCAACTCGCACTTCTAAACGCCGATTTCCTTCGGATGGGAAAAGAGATAAATTGCGATTTACCAAAGATTTCGGCTCCCTGGCCGCCTCGGAGAGGGAGGCTACAAGGGCAGAAGCTAAATCGAAATTTATCCTATTCCTATGGTTCTCGACCTACATTCAGCGTGACAATCCACCCCAAAATTTTCCTCTCCTACTGCTCCCGCAAAAATATCGGGTTCGTCCAGGCGGTGCGGCCGTATCTGTCGATACATTCGGCGCGCAGGTAGCTTTCGCTGCCGCTGAGTTTATATTCGGCGTATTCCATCGTCTCGTCAGGCGAGCCGCAGAGCACGGAGGCGCCGTCGTTGACACAGCCGCCGGCGATGAAATTCACCCGGCTGACAGCGCCGCAGGAGACGAAGGCCCGGCCGTTTTTCACGCCCCAGTCGTATATTTCGGGGCCGGACGAGGAGTAGTAGTTGCCCGCGAGGATATTTGTGATTATTTCGTCGTGCGTGAGACGCTCGGACTTCACCGTTATCCAGCCGCCGCAGGCGTCGTCGAATTTGCCCTCGTTGTGGTTGTCGTCGGTCGCCGCGCCGAGGATACGCCTCCCCTCGCGCAGCATGAGGTCCCAGTGCAGGGTGTCGAAGCCCGTGCCGCTCTCGTTGACGGTGTTGTAGTTGAATATCTCCATCGCGAAGAGGCCGCGCGTGCCGGTAAATTCATATTCGGAGACCCGCGACCAGACCGGGTGGTTGTACATCGCGATAAAACCGCACCTCTCCATGCGGCCGACCATCTCCTGCAGCACCGCCGCGCCGTTCCAGCTGCCGAAGAAGACCCGCTGGGGCAGGAATTCAAGGTGTTCGGGACGTCCGCAGACCGCCCGGCGCTGCATTTCGGAGGTTCCGAGGATCGCGTTCACGTGGTGCACTTTGATACGGCGGCGCAGCGTGATGCCGCTGTAAAGGACCGCCGAGGCCTCGTAACCGGGCAGGATGAGGAAGTTTTCATCACCCAGCTCGCCGCTGTAATCAGAATAGCGGTCGTGGTCGGTTATGCAGAGGAAGGAGTAGCCGCGGCTTTTGAAGAGCGCCGCGGACTCCCCCGGCGTCAGCATACCGTCGGAGTTCGTCGTGTGGCTGTGGAGGTTGCCTTTGTACCAGGCACCCTTTTCCGAGAATCCTCTGATATCCATCGTCTACAGCCTGATACAGTTGCGGTTCATGATCGTGATATGGACGCGGTCGCCCTTCGCGAAGAGCGCGCGGCTGCGGAAGAGGGTGTCGGAGACTATCTCCATGCCGCCCGCCTCAATCTTGTAGCGCAGCACGTTGCCGCGCGGCGTCTGGTCGATTATCTTCCCCTGGAACTGGTAGGCCCCGTCTACGGGCGCGAATTCGGACGACAGCTCGACGGTCTCAGGGCGGATGGCGACCTCGTGCGATTCGGCGTAGAGCCGCCCCGTCATCGAGGCGAACTCCGCGCTCGAGAGGATGTTGTAGTTGCCGATGAAACTGGCGGCGAAGCTCGTCTCCGGCTGCGTGTACATCTCTATCGGGCTGCCGGACTGCTCCACCCTGCCGGCGTTGAAGAGGTGTATCACGTCGGACATCACCATCGCCTCGTCCTGGTCGTGAGTGACGAAGATGGTCGTGATGCCCATATCGCGCTGTATGCGGCGGATCTCCTTTTGCAGCGACTTGCGCAGCTTCGCGTCTATCGCCGAGAGCGGCTCGTCGAGCAGCAGCACCTTCGGCTCGGTGACGATGGAGCGCGCGAGCGCGACGCGCTGCTGCTGGCCGCCGGAGAGCTGCGCGGGCATGGCGTTCTCTTTTCCCTCAAGGGCTACCATCGCCACCGCCTTCGCGACCTTGCCGCGGATGTCTTCGATGTGCATTTTTTTCATCCGCAGGCCGAAGGCGATATTCTCAAAGACGTTCATGTTCGGGAAGAGGCTGTACTGCTGGAAGACCATTCCTATTTGGCGGTCTTTGGGGTCGGTGTAGGTGACGTCCCTGCCGTCAACGTATATGCGGCCGCCGCTGACCTGCTCAAGTCCAGCGAGGCAGCGCAGCAGGGTGCTTTTACCGCAGCCGGAGGGGCCGAGCAGGGTCACGAGCTCTCCCCGCTCCACCGTGAGGCTGACATCACGCAGTACGGTGTTATCGCCATATTTTTTCACTATTTTTTCAAATTTTATATAACTCATGCCTTTTTTCCTTCCTTTGCGCCGATTTCCACGGTCTTGGATTTGAGCCAGAATACCGCCGCCGAGATGGCGAGGGTGACGACGAAGAGTACGATGATCACCGCGCTCGTAACCTGCCCGGAGATAAACATTTTTTTGAGCAGGTACATCTGCGCGGTGGAATAGTAGCTGCCGCCGATGGTGTTGACGATGACGAAATCCCCGAAGATGAGGGCGACGGAGAGCATCGAGGAGATGACGACGCCGGAGAGCATGCAGGGGACGATAATCCTGAAGAAGGC is drawn from Cloacibacillus porcorum and contains these coding sequences:
- a CDS encoding ABC transporter ATP-binding protein; the protein is MSYIKFEKIVKKYGDNTVLRDVSLTVERGELVTLLGPSGCGKSTLLRCLAGLEQVSGGRIYVDGRDVTYTDPKDRQIGMVFQQYSLFPNMNVFENIAFGLRMKKMHIEDIRGKVAKAVAMVALEGKENAMPAQLSGGQQQRVALARSIVTEPKVLLLDEPLSAIDAKLRKSLQKEIRRIQRDMGITTIFVTHDQDEAMVMSDVIHLFNAGRVEQSGSPIEMYTQPETSFAASFIGNYNILSSAEFASMTGRLYAESHEVAIRPETVELSSEFAPVDGAYQFQGKIIDQTPRGNVLRYKIEAGGMEIVSDTLFRSRALFAKGDRVHITIMNRNCIRL
- a CDS encoding PHP domain-containing protein, with translation MDIRGFSEKGAWYKGNLHSHTTNSDGMLTPGESAALFKSRGYSFLCITDHDRYSDYSGELGDENFLILPGYEASAVLYSGITLRRRIKVHHVNAILGTSEMQRRAVCGRPEHLEFLPQRVFFGSWNGAAVLQEMVGRMERCGFIAMYNHPVWSRVSEYEFTGTRGLFAMEIFNYNTVNESGTGFDTLHWDLMLREGRRILGAATDDNHNEGKFDDACGGWITVKSERLTHDEIITNILAGNYYSSSGPEIYDWGVKNGRAFVSCGAVSRVNFIAGGCVNDGASVLCGSPDETMEYAEYKLSGSESYLRAECIDRYGRTAWTNPIFLREQ